In Candidatus Nealsonbacteria bacterium DGGOD1a, one DNA window encodes the following:
- a CDS encoding M48 family metallopeptidase, with amino-acid sequence MATIYTHADENIRKTWLLLTFFFVFLIGLGWLLSQALGDSGFLYVAAAIAVFQSFFSYWFSDKIVLSMAGARPIEKRDKPELYRIVENLCITAGLPLPKIYIIEEAQPNAFATGRDKNHAVVAVTRGLLERLDKPELEGVIAHELSHIGNKDMLLQTIVVILVGVVAIISDLFFRVSFWGGGRRDDRGNAGLVMLAFGIIAAILAPLAATMIQLAISRKREFLADASAALLTRYPDGLASALRKISADPNPLRAAKDSTAHLYIANPFRGKQKNWFSKLFLTHPPVEDRIKALTDMAI; translated from the coding sequence ATGGCTACCATATACACCCATGCGGATGAAAATATCAGAAAAACATGGTTGTTGCTAACCTTCTTTTTTGTTTTTCTCATCGGTTTGGGATGGCTGTTGTCGCAGGCGCTGGGGGATTCGGGCTTTCTTTATGTCGCGGCGGCGATCGCGGTGTTTCAAAGTTTTTTCAGCTATTGGTTTAGCGATAAAATCGTGCTTTCAATGGCGGGCGCGCGCCCGATTGAAAAGCGCGATAAACCCGAACTTTATCGAATCGTGGAGAACCTTTGCATTACCGCCGGTTTGCCTTTGCCCAAAATTTATATCATTGAAGAAGCCCAGCCCAACGCGTTTGCCACCGGGCGCGACAAAAATCACGCCGTGGTGGCGGTAACCCGCGGCTTGCTGGAACGGCTTGATAAGCCGGAATTGGAAGGCGTGATCGCGCACGAATTGTCGCACATCGGCAACAAAGATATGCTTTTGCAAACAATCGTGGTGATTTTGGTGGGCGTTGTCGCCATTATTTCAGACCTGTTTTTTCGCGTCAGTTTTTGGGGCGGCGGGCGGCGCGACGATCGCGGCAATGCCGGTTTGGTAATGCTGGCGTTTGGAATTATCGCCGCGATTTTGGCGCCGCTGGCGGCAACGATGATCCAGCTGGCGATCTCGCGCAAACGCGAATTTTTGGCGGATGCAAGTGCCGCGCTGTTAACCCGCTATCCCGATGGCTTGGCAAGCGCTTTGCGAAAAATTTCGGCCGATCCCAATCCTCTGCGCGCGGCCAAAGATTCCACCGCGCATTTATACATTGCCAATCCGTTTCGCGGCAAGCAAAAAAACTGGTTTTCCAAATTGTTTTTGACCCACCCGCCGGTGGAAGACCGCATCAAAGCGCTCACCGATATGGCAATCTAG